In one window of Kitasatospora sp. MMS16-BH015 DNA:
- a CDS encoding GMC family oxidoreductase N-terminal domain-containing protein: protein MAGEDIPEYDDAFDYDVVVIGSGFGGSVSALRLTEKGYRVAVLEAGRRFTRAELPRTSWDTKNYLWAPALGLYGIQRIHLLANVLILAGAGVGGGSLNYANTLYVPPKAFFEDRQWQHITDWESELAPFYDQAQRMLGVRTNPTMTPSDVHLKAAAEQMGVGDTFHLAPVGVFFGDGKDAGGTSRPKAGGGTAKAVPGGEVADPYFGGEGPSRRACTECGECMTGCRHGAKNTLTENYLFLAEKNGAEIHPLTTVERLRPLGDGFAVDVRRTNSRAKDRVGAGARTITAARVVVAAGTYGTQTLLHRMRDGGHLPGISAKLGELTRTNSEAIVGASTTDKRYGRRVDFTRGVAITSSIHPDANTHIEPVRYGRGSNAMGALSVQQVPGAGRGPRWLRYAVTAARHPVIFARSMNQHRWSEKTIIGLVMQSLDNSITVSLKKGGPGKGKLTSTQGHGAPNPTWIPAAEQAANALAAEINGFSGGTIGEIFDIPLTAHFIGGCPIAADAEHGVVDPYHRLFGYPGISVVDGSAISANLGVNPSLTITAQAERAMSMWPNRGEEDQRPAQEEAYRPVPAVRPARPAVPAGAFGELLLPVPKVPPRTEELEKELGKGLEKG, encoded by the coding sequence ATGGCAGGCGAGGACATCCCCGAGTACGACGACGCCTTCGACTATGACGTCGTGGTGATCGGCTCGGGCTTCGGCGGTTCGGTCTCGGCGCTGCGGCTGACCGAGAAGGGGTACCGGGTGGCCGTCCTGGAGGCGGGGCGGCGGTTCACCCGGGCGGAGCTGCCCCGCACCTCCTGGGACACCAAGAACTACCTCTGGGCGCCCGCGCTCGGGCTCTACGGGATCCAGCGGATCCACCTGCTGGCCAATGTGCTGATCCTGGCCGGCGCGGGCGTCGGGGGAGGTTCGCTCAACTACGCCAACACCCTGTACGTGCCGCCGAAGGCGTTCTTCGAGGACCGCCAGTGGCAGCACATCACCGACTGGGAGAGCGAGCTCGCGCCGTTCTACGACCAGGCGCAGCGGATGCTCGGGGTGCGCACCAACCCGACCATGACGCCCAGCGACGTGCACCTGAAGGCCGCCGCCGAGCAGATGGGCGTCGGCGACACCTTCCACCTGGCCCCGGTCGGGGTGTTCTTCGGGGACGGCAAGGACGCAGGGGGCACCTCCCGGCCGAAGGCTGGGGGAGGCACGGCCAAGGCCGTGCCCGGCGGCGAGGTGGCCGACCCGTACTTCGGCGGGGAGGGGCCGAGCCGGCGGGCCTGCACCGAGTGCGGGGAGTGCATGACGGGCTGCCGGCACGGGGCCAAGAACACGCTCACCGAGAACTACCTCTTCCTGGCCGAGAAGAACGGCGCCGAGATCCACCCGCTCACCACGGTGGAGCGCCTGCGCCCGCTGGGTGACGGCTTCGCGGTGGACGTGCGGAGGACCAACTCCCGGGCCAAGGACCGGGTGGGGGCGGGCGCGCGGACCATCACGGCGGCCAGGGTGGTGGTGGCGGCGGGCACCTACGGCACCCAGACCCTGCTGCACCGGATGCGCGACGGCGGCCACCTGCCGGGGATCTCGGCCAAGCTGGGCGAGCTGACCCGGACCAACTCCGAGGCGATCGTCGGGGCCTCGACCACCGACAAGCGGTACGGCCGCCGGGTGGACTTCACCCGGGGGGTGGCGATCACCTCCTCCATCCACCCGGACGCCAACACCCACATCGAGCCGGTCCGCTACGGCCGGGGCTCGAACGCGATGGGGGCGCTCAGCGTGCAGCAGGTGCCCGGGGCGGGCCGCGGGCCGCGCTGGCTGCGGTACGCCGTCACGGCGGCCCGGCACCCGGTGATCTTCGCCCGCTCGATGAACCAGCACCGCTGGTCGGAGAAGACCATCATCGGGCTGGTCATGCAGTCGCTGGACAACTCGATCACCGTCTCGCTCAAGAAGGGCGGCCCGGGCAAGGGCAAGCTCACCTCGACCCAGGGCCACGGCGCGCCGAACCCGACCTGGATCCCGGCCGCCGAGCAGGCCGCGAACGCGCTGGCCGCCGAGATCAACGGCTTCTCCGGCGGCACCATCGGGGAGATCTTCGACATCCCGCTGACCGCCCACTTCATCGGCGGCTGCCCGATCGCCGCCGACGCCGAGCACGGCGTGGTCGACCCGTACCACCGGCTGTTCGGCTACCCGGGGATCAGCGTGGTGGACGGTTCGGCGATCTCCGCCAACCTCGGGGTGAACCCCTCGCTGACCATCACCGCCCAGGCCGAGCGGGCCATGTCGATGTGGCCCAACCGGGGTGAGGAGGACCAGCGGCCCGCGCAGGAGGAGGCGTACCGGCCGGTGCCGGCCGTCCGCCCGGCGCGGCCGGCGGTGCCCGCCGGGGCGTTCGGCGAGCTGCTGCTGCCGGTGCCGAAGGTGCCGCCGCGTACGGAGGAGCTCGAGAAGGAGCTCGGGAAGGGCCTCGAGAAGGGCTGA